In a genomic window of Quercus lobata isolate SW786 chromosome 4, ValleyOak3.0 Primary Assembly, whole genome shotgun sequence:
- the LOC115986275 gene encoding beta-1,2-xylosyltransferase RCN11-like, translating to MFLNGRFYLQWVEEPTLLVTRFEYANLFHTITDWYSAYVSSRVTGLPSRPNVVFVDGHCKAPMEETWKALFSSLQYSKNFSGPVCFHHAILSPLGYETALFKGLSEKINCDGASAHDLRQNPDDRRTARLSEFGEMIRAAFGFSLNRNHVEKPVSGYNVLFVRREDYLAHPRHGGKVESRLSNEQEVFDSINNWASNHGCKVNLVNGLFAHMPMKEQVQAIQDASVIIGAHGAGLTHIVSALPKTVVLKIISSHYRRPHFALIARWKGLEYHAINLLGSYANPEIVIDKLSNIMRSLGC from the exons ATGTTTCTAAATGGAAGGTTTTACTTGCAGTGGGTTGAGGAGCCAACATTGCTTGTGACACGCTTTGAGTATGCAAACCTTTTTCACACTATTACTGATTGGTACAGTGCATATGTATCTTCAAGAGTTACTGGATTGCCTAGTCGACCTAATGTAGTTTTCGTGGATGGCCACTGTAAG GCACCGATGGAAGAGACATGGAAGGCATTGTTTTCTAGCCTtcaatattctaaaaattttagcgGTCCAGTTTGTTTTCACCATGCTATTCTCTCACCCTTGGGTTATGAGACTGCGCTATTTAAGGGGCTGtctgaaaaaataaattgtgatgGAGCATCTGCACATGATCTGCGGCAAAACCCTGATGACCGGAGAACTGCTCGATTATCTGAATTTGGGGAAATGATTAGGGCTGCATTTGGATTTTCCTTAAATAGAAACCATGTTGAAAAGCCAGTTTCAGGTTATAATGTCCTCTTTGTTCGGCGTGAAGATTATTTAGCTCATCCTCGTCATGGTGGTAAAGTTGAATCGAGGCTTAGCAATGAACAAGAAGTGTTTGATTCTATAAATAATTGGGCATCTAATCATGGGTGCAAAGTAAACCTTGTCAATGGATTGTTTGCACACATGCCCATGAAGGAGCAAGTCCAAGCCATTCAAGATGCTTCAGTTATTATTGGCGCTCATGGTGCAGGTCTAACTCACATAGTATCTGCGTTGCCAAAAACTGTTGTCCTGAAGATTATTAGTAGCCACTACAGACGGCCACATTTCGCCTTGATAGCCCGGTGGAAAGGGTTGGAATATCATGCAATTAATCTTCTCGGATCATATGCCAATCCTGAAATTGTTATCGACAAGCTTAGCAACATAATGAGGAGCCTGGGATGCTGA
- the LOC115986277 gene encoding uncharacterized protein LOC115986277, with amino-acid sequence MRTPTGETPFKLAYGSEVVIPTEVHMVNHRVMMYQDKDNEEQLRLNLDLIDEVRADAELKAAKYKNLMARQYDAMVKPRYFNIGDLVLRKARILLLGGLGREKIGTSLECGAPEEVLLVKVSLDEYYYG; translated from the exons ATGAGAACTCCTACGGGGGAAACTCCTTTCAagctagcctatggaagtgaaGTAGTCATACCTACAGAAGTACATATGGTCAATCACAgggtgatgatgtatcaagaTAAGGATAATGAGGAGCAACTCCGTTTGAACCTCGATctaatagacgaggtaaggGCAGATGCAGAGCTCAAGGCAGCAAAGTACAAGAACCTCATGGCTAGGcaatatgatgcaatggtgaagCCAAGGTATTTCAATATAGGAGATCTTGTCCTGAGAAAG gcaaggatcctactacttgGAGGCCTTGGACGGGAGAAAATTggaacatccttggaatgtggaGCACCTGAGGAGGTACTATTAGTAAAAGTGAGCCTGGACGAGTATTACTATGGATGA